Within the bacterium genome, the region TTCTTACTCGGGAATATTGATTGAACTATATCTTCGCTTTTATCGCTATTTTTGCTTGATTTACAATCGAGATTGAATAAATTTAGAGGTTATACATTAACGATAACGATAAATTGAAGAGGTCTATGGCAAAAATAATTGCAATTGCAAACCAGAAGGGTGGAGTAGGAAAAACTACGACATCGGTGAACCTCGCTGCATCACTCACTGCAGCTGAAAAAGAGACTCTTCTTATCGACCTCGATCCACAAGCAAACGCGAGTAGCGGTTTCGGGGTTAGAGTCGGCGAAAACACGGCTTCTGTCTATGAAGTTTTACTCGGTTTGATCCCTGCGGAAAAGGCCTTACATCGCTTTGATTATCTTCAACACCTAGCCTTGCTTCCAAGCCATATTCGCCTTGTTGGTGCGCAAGTTGAACTTGTTGATAATCCAAGAAGGGAATACTGCCTTCGAGAAGCTATCGAGCCTATCCGAGACGAATTTAAATATATTCTCATAGATTGCCCTCCCTCACTCGGCCTTCTAACCCTTAATGCGCTTACAACAGCGGACAGTATATTGATCCCCATACAATGCGAATACTATGCTTTAGAAGGCCTCGGTCAACTTCTTACAACATTGAGGTTGGTGCAAAAGGAACTTAATCCCGAACTCTCGGTCGAGGGTGTATTGATGACAATGTTCGACAAAAGATTGAACCTGTCGAAACAGGTTTGTGAGGAGGCTCGGGATTATTTCGGCGATAAAGTTTTCAAGACTATTATTAATCGCAATGTTAGGCTTTCAGAGGCTCCAAGTTTTGGCAAACCTATTTTGCTGTATGATGCAACTTGCATTGGCGCAAGAAGCTATCTTGCTCTCGCCAAGGAGATAATCAATGGGTAAAAGAAACGCTCTCGGTCGCGGTTTAGAGGCTTTACTCCCTGGGTCAGTTTCGGAGGTGCTCTCCGGCGAAGAGGTTTTGAATATTCCGATAGATAATATCTTCCCAAACCCCGAACAACCTAGGAAAATCTTCGATGAAGACGCACTTAATTCCCTTGCGGAGTCCATTCGAACGCAGGGAGTTCTTCAGCCGATACTCCTTCATCGAGCCAAATCAGGATATGAAATAGTCGCTGGAGAAAGGCGCTTCCGCGCCGCCATATTGGCTGGGTTAAAAAGAATTCGCGCCATTGTCATCTCAGAGAAAGATCCACAAGTCCTTCTTTTTTTTAGTTTAGTCGAAAACCTTCAAAGAGAAAATCTAAGCGCTCTCGAAGAAGCCGAAGCCTATAAACGCTTATCTGATGAATTCGACCTAACCCAAGAGCAGATTGCAGAAAAAGTCGGAAAATCTAGATCTGCAGTTGCCAATACCTTGCGTCTTCTGAATCTACCGGAAGAAGTTAAATCATTTTTAACCGATGGGCAACTATCCGCCGGACACGCGCGCGCACTTTTAGCCACCAGCGACGACGAAAGATTGATACGGCTCGCTCATCTGGCGGTCTCGCGCGGGCTTTCAGTTGAAAGACTGGAAATCCTCGCAAGAGAGGATAAACCTTCTCCGAGACACCGCAAAACCGGCTCGACAAAAAAACGATCCAGACATCTAACACCTGAGATCGCTGCCCTCGAAGACGCATTTAAAAGCCATCTTGCGACAAAAGTTAAAATCAACCTTAAACCAAAAGGCGGAACAATCACAATCGAGTTTTTCAATGACGAAGATCTGATGCGAATCGCCGAA harbors:
- a CDS encoding ParB/RepB/Spo0J family partition protein; the protein is MGKRNALGRGLEALLPGSVSEVLSGEEVLNIPIDNIFPNPEQPRKIFDEDALNSLAESIRTQGVLQPILLHRAKSGYEIVAGERRFRAAILAGLKRIRAIVISEKDPQVLLFFSLVENLQRENLSALEEAEAYKRLSDEFDLTQEQIAEKVGKSRSAVANTLRLLNLPEEVKSFLTDGQLSAGHARALLATSDDERLIRLAHLAVSRGLSVERLEILAREDKPSPRHRKTGSTKKRSRHLTPEIAALEDAFKSHLATKVKINLKPKGGTITIEFFNDEDLMRIAEIISED
- a CDS encoding ParA family protein, with translation MAKIIAIANQKGGVGKTTTSVNLAASLTAAEKETLLIDLDPQANASSGFGVRVGENTASVYEVLLGLIPAEKALHRFDYLQHLALLPSHIRLVGAQVELVDNPRREYCLREAIEPIRDEFKYILIDCPPSLGLLTLNALTTADSILIPIQCEYYALEGLGQLLTTLRLVQKELNPELSVEGVLMTMFDKRLNLSKQVCEEARDYFGDKVFKTIINRNVRLSEAPSFGKPILLYDATCIGARSYLALAKEIING